One segment of Actinomyces sp. 432 DNA contains the following:
- the scpB gene encoding SMC-Scp complex subunit ScpB, with amino-acid sequence MSAVESAAALPVPVPEEELRAAVEAVLAVADEPVTVVALAQALDRDEQLIEAVLESLAAEYAGEKPGPDGGTRARGFVLRRAAGGWRLASAPRFSELVERFVIGGATARLSQAALETLAVIAYRQPVTRGRIAAVRGVNVDGVVRTLHARGLIEEAGTEPSGAILYRTTGEFLEYLGLDSLADLPPLAPYLPDSSALGDIEDEITGRMLP; translated from the coding sequence ATGAGCGCCGTGGAGTCGGCGGCGGCTTTGCCGGTACCCGTGCCGGAGGAGGAACTACGTGCCGCGGTGGAAGCCGTCCTGGCAGTAGCGGACGAGCCGGTCACGGTGGTCGCCTTGGCCCAGGCCCTCGACCGGGACGAGCAGCTCATCGAGGCGGTGCTGGAGTCACTGGCCGCCGAGTACGCCGGCGAGAAGCCCGGCCCCGACGGCGGCACGCGGGCGCGCGGCTTCGTCCTGCGACGGGCTGCGGGCGGCTGGCGGCTGGCCTCCGCCCCCCGGTTCAGCGAGCTGGTGGAGCGCTTCGTCATTGGCGGGGCCACCGCCCGCCTGTCGCAGGCCGCACTGGAGACGCTGGCCGTCATCGCCTACCGGCAGCCCGTCACTCGCGGCCGGATAGCTGCGGTGCGGGGCGTGAACGTAGACGGCGTGGTGCGCACCCTGCACGCCCGCGGCCTGATCGAGGAGGCCGGCACGGAGCCCTCCGGTGCGATCCTGTACCGCACCACCGGGGAGTTCCTGGAGTACCTGGGCCTGGACTCGCTTGCCGACCTACCGCCCCTGGCTCCCTACCTGCCCGATTCCTCCGCCCTGGGGGACATAGAAGATGAGATCACCGGGAGGATGCTGCCGTGA
- a CDS encoding prephenate dehydrogenase, whose translation MSAAGNPSAPLATRGPVLVVGTGLLGTSLALALTSAGVPVQLADTSPTSLALARDMGAGQVRDEHSAEPALIVVATPPDVAAGVVLRELAAHPDAVVTDVASVKARIAAEVRRHGGREARRYVGSHPMAGRERSGAAAADSDLFAGHPWVVVADGSAPEAELAVRNLAVDVGATPVRMNAAEHDAAVAAVSHVPQLVSSLLAARLESTPENALGLAGQGLRDTTRIAASDPRLWSAIVVGNAGPVVDMLRQLRRDLDALINGIAPAAVDPGDPAYTAAGDAATIAPGAVGAITDLMTRGNAGQARIPGKHGGAPRRYAQVQVLVPDSAGSLGRLFSDVGEAGVNIEDFAMEHSPGQSAGLAMLSVMPAAAQGLEEALDARGWRVVVS comes from the coding sequence GTGAGCGCCGCCGGAAACCCCTCCGCCCCGCTCGCCACCCGGGGGCCGGTGCTGGTGGTCGGCACCGGGCTGCTGGGCACCTCCCTGGCGCTGGCCCTGACCTCAGCCGGCGTCCCGGTGCAGTTAGCCGACACCTCACCCACCTCCCTGGCACTGGCGCGCGACATGGGCGCCGGGCAGGTGCGTGACGAGCACAGCGCCGAACCCGCCCTGATCGTGGTCGCGACCCCACCGGACGTGGCCGCCGGCGTGGTGCTGCGCGAGCTGGCCGCCCACCCGGACGCGGTGGTCACGGACGTCGCGAGCGTCAAGGCGCGCATTGCCGCCGAGGTGCGCCGCCACGGCGGGCGGGAGGCGCGCCGCTACGTCGGCTCCCACCCCATGGCCGGGCGGGAGCGGTCCGGAGCCGCCGCCGCCGACTCCGACCTGTTCGCCGGCCACCCCTGGGTGGTCGTCGCCGACGGGTCCGCCCCGGAGGCCGAATTGGCGGTGCGCAACCTGGCCGTCGACGTCGGCGCCACCCCGGTGCGCATGAATGCCGCCGAGCACGATGCCGCCGTCGCCGCCGTCAGCCACGTCCCCCAACTGGTCAGCTCCCTGCTGGCCGCCCGCCTGGAGTCCACCCCCGAGAACGCGCTCGGCCTGGCCGGGCAGGGGCTGCGCGACACCACCCGCATCGCCGCCTCCGACCCGCGGCTGTGGTCGGCGATCGTGGTCGGCAACGCCGGGCCGGTGGTGGACATGCTGCGCCAGCTGCGCAGGGACCTGGACGCACTGATCAACGGGATCGCGCCCGCCGCCGTCGACCCCGGCGACCCGGCCTACACCGCCGCCGGGGACGCCGCCACCATCGCCCCCGGCGCCGTCGGCGCCATCACCGACCTGATGACCCGCGGCAATGCCGGGCAGGCCCGCATACCGGGCAAGCACGGCGGGGCGCCGCGCCGCTACGCGCAGGTGCAGGTGCTGGTGCCCGACTCGGCCGGCTCGCTGGGCCGTCTGTTCTCCGACGTCGGCGAGGCGGGCGTCAACATTGAGGACTTCGCCATGGAGCACTCGCCCGGGCAGAGCGCCGGCCTGGCCATGCTCTCGGTCATGCCGGCCGCCGCCCAGGGGCTGGAGGAGGCCCTGGACGCCCGCGGCTGGCGCGTGGTCGTGTCCTAA
- the der gene encoding bifunctional cytidylate kinase/GTPase Der — MGIVVAIDGPSGSGKSTVSKRVAAALGLAYLDTGAMYRAAAWWCERTGIDLDDAEAVTHAVQAMPLVMGLDPEAPGVTCDGVDIAEAIRDPHVSTVVSKVATNLDVRAEMARLQREIIRAEAGALAGSFSRGAGIIAEGRDITTVVAPDADVRLLLTASEQARLARRAADLDAAGKAVDAAALRDQVVRRDRDDATVSQFLTAPEGVTAVDTSNLTLEETITRVTALVERSRAESAERERLEDARADALRTGLDDYELDEEDRALLAGEEIPAAEAGLEAGLPVLAVVGRPNVGKSTLVNRVLGRRAAVVQDVPGVTRDRVSYPAEWAGKRFTIVDTGGWEIDVAGLDAAVAAQAEAAVDLADAVLLVVDARVGVTEADDRIVKMLRRSGKPVVLAANKVDSPVQEGDAASLWALGLGEPYAVSALHGRGSGELLDAVVAVLPEVSAVAGPERSDDLHRIALVGRPNVGKSSLLNQLAGNERVVVNELAGTTRDPVDEVVEFDGRQWVLVDTAGIRRRIRQARGADYYAVLRTQGAVEKAEVGVVLLDASEAVTEQDIRVIQQVVDAGRALVIVNNKWDLVDEDRRKQLEWEAEHELAHVGWAPRINLSARTGWHTNRLARALDTALAGWSTRVPTGRLNAFLGELQAATPHPVRGGKQPRILFATQVQTAPPRIVIFTTGFLDAGYRRFIENRLREEFGFVGTPVQIGVRVRERRQRR; from the coding sequence ATGGGAATCGTCGTCGCCATCGACGGGCCGTCCGGGTCCGGCAAGTCCACGGTGTCCAAGCGGGTTGCGGCCGCGCTGGGGCTGGCCTACCTGGACACCGGCGCCATGTACCGGGCAGCCGCCTGGTGGTGCGAGCGCACCGGCATCGACCTGGACGACGCCGAGGCCGTCACCCACGCCGTGCAGGCCATGCCGCTGGTGATGGGTCTTGATCCCGAGGCGCCCGGTGTCACCTGCGACGGGGTGGACATCGCCGAGGCCATCCGCGACCCGCACGTGTCCACAGTGGTCTCCAAGGTCGCCACCAACCTGGATGTGCGCGCCGAGATGGCGCGGCTCCAGCGTGAAATCATCCGCGCCGAGGCCGGTGCTCTGGCCGGCTCCTTCTCCCGCGGCGCAGGCATCATCGCCGAGGGGCGCGACATCACCACCGTCGTCGCCCCCGACGCCGACGTGCGCCTGCTGCTTACCGCCAGCGAGCAGGCCCGGCTGGCCCGCCGCGCCGCCGACCTGGACGCCGCCGGAAAGGCCGTGGATGCCGCCGCCCTGCGCGACCAGGTGGTGCGCCGCGACCGCGACGACGCCACCGTCTCCCAGTTCCTCACCGCCCCCGAGGGCGTCACCGCGGTGGATACCTCGAACCTGACGCTGGAGGAGACCATCACCCGCGTCACCGCGCTGGTCGAGCGGTCGCGCGCCGAGAGCGCCGAGCGTGAGCGGCTGGAGGACGCCCGTGCTGACGCACTGCGTACCGGACTGGACGACTACGAGCTCGACGAGGAGGACCGGGCCCTGCTCGCGGGGGAGGAGATACCCGCTGCCGAAGCCGGCCTGGAGGCGGGCCTGCCCGTCCTTGCCGTCGTCGGCCGGCCGAACGTCGGCAAGTCCACTCTCGTCAACCGGGTCCTGGGCCGCAGGGCGGCCGTAGTGCAGGACGTGCCCGGGGTGACCCGAGACCGCGTCTCCTACCCGGCGGAGTGGGCGGGCAAGCGCTTCACCATCGTTGACACCGGCGGCTGGGAGATCGACGTGGCCGGGCTGGACGCCGCCGTCGCCGCACAGGCCGAGGCTGCCGTGGACCTGGCCGACGCGGTGCTGCTGGTGGTGGACGCCCGCGTGGGCGTCACCGAGGCCGACGACCGGATCGTGAAGATGCTGCGCCGCTCCGGCAAGCCAGTGGTGCTGGCGGCCAACAAGGTCGACTCGCCCGTGCAGGAGGGCGATGCCGCCTCCCTGTGGGCCCTGGGCCTGGGCGAGCCCTACGCCGTCTCCGCCCTGCACGGCCGCGGCAGCGGCGAGCTGCTGGACGCCGTCGTCGCTGTCCTGCCGGAGGTCTCCGCCGTGGCCGGGCCGGAGCGCAGCGATGACCTGCACCGCATCGCCCTGGTGGGGCGGCCCAACGTCGGCAAGTCCTCCCTGCTGAACCAGCTCGCCGGAAATGAGCGGGTGGTCGTTAACGAGCTGGCCGGCACCACCCGCGACCCGGTAGACGAGGTGGTGGAGTTCGACGGCCGCCAGTGGGTGCTGGTGGACACCGCTGGTATCCGCCGCCGCATCCGGCAGGCGCGCGGCGCCGACTACTACGCGGTGCTGCGTACCCAGGGGGCGGTGGAGAAGGCCGAGGTGGGCGTGGTGCTACTGGATGCGTCCGAGGCCGTCACCGAGCAGGACATCCGCGTGATCCAGCAGGTGGTTGACGCTGGGCGTGCCCTGGTGATCGTCAACAACAAGTGGGACCTGGTGGATGAGGACCGCCGCAAGCAGCTGGAGTGGGAGGCGGAGCACGAGCTTGCCCATGTGGGCTGGGCGCCACGCATCAACCTCTCCGCCCGCACCGGCTGGCACACCAACCGCTTGGCGCGCGCCCTGGACACGGCCCTGGCCGGCTGGAGCACGCGCGTGCCCACGGGGCGGCTCAACGCCTTCCTGGGGGAGCTGCAGGCGGCCACGCCGCACCCGGTGCGGGGCGGGAAGCAGCCGCGCATCCTGTTCGCCACCCAGGTGCAGACCGCCCCGCCGCGCATCGTCATCTTCACCACCGGCTTCCTGGACGCCGGCTACCGGCGCTTCATTGAGAACCGGCTGCGTGAGGAGTTCGGCTTCGTCGGCACCCCGGTCCAGATCGGCGTGCGCGTGCGCGAGCGCCGTCAGCGGCGCTGA
- a CDS encoding DNA-3-methyladenine glycosylase I, protein MGDLVIGEDGLARPVWAAGDPLLRDYYDTEWGMPVRDERGVFERLSLEAFQSGLSWRTILVKRPAFREAFADFQPEAVAGFGDEDVARLLADARIVRNRAKILATINNARATVALRGADVDGLAGLVWSFRPAVTPAPRTLAETPTRSPESEALARRLKHLGFRFVGPTTAFALMEAIGIVDTHLVGSWRRGASGVWG, encoded by the coding sequence ATGGGAGACCTGGTGATCGGCGAGGACGGTCTGGCGCGGCCGGTGTGGGCGGCCGGCGACCCGCTGCTGCGCGACTACTACGACACCGAGTGGGGCATGCCCGTGCGCGACGAGCGCGGCGTGTTCGAGCGGCTCAGCCTGGAGGCCTTCCAGTCGGGCCTGTCCTGGCGCACCATCCTGGTCAAGCGGCCCGCCTTCCGGGAGGCCTTCGCCGACTTCCAGCCTGAGGCCGTGGCCGGCTTCGGGGACGAGGATGTGGCCCGGCTGCTGGCCGACGCCCGGATCGTGCGCAACCGGGCCAAGATCCTGGCCACCATCAATAACGCCCGTGCCACCGTGGCCCTGCGGGGTGCCGACGTCGACGGCCTGGCGGGCCTGGTCTGGTCCTTCCGGCCGGCGGTCACGCCCGCCCCGCGCACGCTGGCGGAGACTCCCACGCGCTCGCCGGAGTCCGAGGCACTGGCCCGCCGGCTCAAGCACCTGGGCTTCCGGTTCGTCGGCCCGACGACGGCATTCGCGCTGATGGAGGCCATCGGCATCGTGGACACCCACCTGGTGGGCTCCTGGCGGCGCGGCGCCTCCGGGGTGTGGGGCTAG
- the pgi gene encoding glucose-6-phosphate isomerase: protein MSTTRTPVDPTTTSAWKRLTELHQSMEPDLRAWFAQDPQRAERYSYEMGDLFVDLSKNFLTDEVRDALVELADAVDVPGRRDAMFAGEHINVTEDRAVLHTALRRPATDTLTVDGQDVVADVHATLEKIYAFARRVRSGEWTGVTGKRIETVVNIGIGGSDLGPVMVYEALRPYVQEGLEARFISNIDPNDCAEKVSDLDPETTLFIIASKTFTTLETLTNARMARTWLLEALAARGISTDGAVAKHFVAVSTALDKVEAFGIDPANAFGFWNWVGGRYSVDSAVGTVLAVTVGPENFADFLSGFHTVDEHFATKAPAENVPMLMGLLNVWYVNFFQAASHAVLPYAQYLHRFPAYLQQLTMESNGKSVRWDGSPVVADTGEIFWGEPGTNGQHAFFQLLHQGTRLIPADFITVANPAHPVKDGDADVHELLLSNFLAQTAALAFGKTAEEVRAEGTPEAIVPARVFTGNRPTTSILAPALTPAVVGQLIALYEHITFTEGIVWGIDSFDQWGVELGKKLALDIAPAVRGDEAAYASQDASTRQLIDRYRGLRH, encoded by the coding sequence ATGTCGACAACACGCACACCGGTTGACCCCACCACCACGTCCGCCTGGAAGCGGCTCACTGAGCTGCACCAGTCCATGGAGCCCGACCTGCGCGCCTGGTTCGCCCAGGACCCGCAGCGCGCCGAGCGCTACTCATACGAGATGGGCGACCTGTTCGTCGACCTGTCCAAGAACTTCCTGACCGACGAGGTCCGCGACGCCCTGGTGGAGCTGGCCGATGCCGTGGACGTTCCCGGCCGCCGCGACGCCATGTTCGCCGGCGAGCACATCAACGTCACCGAGGACCGCGCCGTCCTGCACACCGCCCTGCGCCGCCCCGCCACCGACACCCTCACCGTGGACGGCCAGGACGTGGTCGCCGACGTGCACGCCACCCTGGAGAAGATCTACGCCTTCGCCCGCCGCGTGCGCTCGGGGGAGTGGACCGGCGTGACCGGCAAGCGCATCGAGACGGTCGTCAACATTGGCATCGGCGGCAGTGACCTGGGCCCGGTCATGGTCTACGAGGCGCTGCGCCCCTACGTGCAGGAGGGGCTGGAGGCCCGCTTCATCTCTAACATCGACCCCAACGACTGCGCCGAGAAGGTCTCCGACCTGGACCCGGAGACCACCCTGTTCATCATCGCCTCCAAGACCTTCACCACCCTGGAGACGCTCACCAACGCCCGCATGGCCCGCACCTGGCTGCTGGAGGCGCTGGCCGCGCGCGGCATCAGCACCGACGGCGCCGTCGCCAAGCACTTCGTGGCCGTATCCACCGCCCTGGACAAGGTGGAGGCCTTCGGCATCGACCCGGCCAACGCCTTCGGCTTCTGGAACTGGGTGGGCGGGCGTTACTCGGTGGACTCCGCCGTCGGCACCGTGCTGGCCGTGACCGTCGGTCCTGAGAACTTCGCGGACTTTCTGTCCGGCTTCCACACCGTCGACGAGCACTTCGCCACCAAGGCCCCCGCCGAGAACGTGCCCATGCTCATGGGCCTGCTCAACGTCTGGTACGTGAACTTCTTCCAGGCAGCCTCCCACGCCGTGCTGCCCTACGCCCAGTACCTGCACCGCTTTCCGGCGTACCTGCAGCAGCTGACCATGGAGTCCAACGGCAAGTCCGTGCGCTGGGACGGCAGCCCCGTGGTGGCCGACACCGGGGAGATCTTCTGGGGCGAGCCCGGCACCAACGGCCAGCACGCCTTCTTCCAGCTGCTCCACCAGGGCACCCGGCTGATCCCCGCCGACTTCATCACCGTGGCCAACCCGGCCCACCCGGTCAAGGACGGCGACGCGGACGTGCACGAGCTGCTGCTGTCCAACTTCCTGGCCCAGACCGCCGCCCTCGCCTTCGGCAAGACCGCCGAGGAGGTGCGCGCCGAGGGCACCCCGGAGGCCATCGTGCCGGCCCGCGTGTTCACCGGCAACCGGCCGACGACGTCGATCCTCGCCCCGGCCCTCACCCCCGCCGTGGTCGGGCAGCTGATCGCCCTGTACGAGCACATCACCTTCACCGAGGGCATTGTGTGGGGCATCGACTCTTTCGACCAGTGGGGCGTGGAGCTCGGCAAGAAGCTCGCCCTGGACATTGCCCCCGCCGTGCGGGGCGACGAGGCCGCCTACGCCTCCCAGGACGCCTCCACCCGGCAGCTCATCGACCGCTACCGCGGCCTGCGCCACTGA
- the moeB gene encoding molybdopterin-synthase adenylyltransferase MoeB, whose translation MTPGAGDGFPSLIDDARLRPLTAAERMRYSRNALVPEVGGRGQQRIRAARILVVGAGALGSPAVLYLAAAGVGTLGIIDDDVVAVSNLQRQVLHTTAAAGRPKVDSAREAVAALNPDVEIVTRREALTSANAMELLRGWDVVIDGTDNFPTRYLLGDACVLLGIPLVHGAVLRFDGQVTVFDAERGPCYRCVHPTPPDPGAVPSCAEAGVLGVLPGIVGAMQAAEALKLVVGGAQPLIGRMLLVNAWEGRGTELPIGKNPDCPVCGSQPTITRLVDYEALCGSRSRQEQDTEVQESTMNTITATELRERIAAGELPGQEYTLLDVREPHEVELETIEGAAHIPLAQVVERRGELDPSRELIVYCAGGVRSARAIAALEDAGYDGPMTNLEGGIKAWNASA comes from the coding sequence ATGACGCCGGGGGCGGGGGACGGGTTCCCCTCGCTGATCGACGACGCCCGCCTGCGTCCACTCACCGCCGCCGAGCGCATGCGCTACTCGCGCAACGCGCTTGTGCCGGAGGTGGGCGGGCGCGGGCAGCAGCGCATCCGCGCCGCCCGCATCCTGGTGGTGGGCGCGGGTGCCCTGGGCTCGCCCGCCGTCCTGTACCTGGCCGCCGCCGGCGTGGGCACGCTCGGCATCATTGACGACGACGTCGTCGCCGTCTCCAACCTGCAGCGCCAGGTGCTGCACACCACCGCCGCCGCGGGCCGCCCCAAGGTCGACTCCGCGCGGGAGGCCGTGGCCGCCCTGAACCCGGACGTGGAGATCGTCACCCGCCGGGAGGCCCTGACCAGCGCCAACGCCATGGAGCTGCTGCGCGGCTGGGACGTGGTGATCGACGGCACCGACAACTTTCCCACCCGCTACCTGCTGGGGGACGCCTGCGTGCTGCTGGGCATCCCCCTCGTGCACGGGGCGGTGCTGCGCTTCGACGGCCAGGTCACCGTCTTCGACGCCGAACGCGGCCCCTGCTACCGCTGCGTGCACCCGACCCCGCCCGACCCGGGCGCGGTACCGTCCTGCGCCGAGGCCGGGGTACTGGGCGTACTACCCGGAATTGTTGGCGCCATGCAGGCTGCCGAGGCGCTCAAACTGGTGGTCGGAGGAGCGCAACCGCTGATCGGCCGCATGCTGCTGGTCAACGCCTGGGAGGGACGCGGGACGGAGCTGCCGATCGGCAAGAACCCCGACTGCCCCGTGTGCGGTTCCCAGCCAACAATCACCCGCCTGGTGGATTATGAGGCCCTGTGCGGCTCCCGGTCGCGGCAGGAGCAGGACACTGAAGTACAGGAGAGCACCATGAACACGATCACCGCCACTGAGCTGCGCGAGCGCATCGCCGCGGGTGAGTTGCCCGGGCAGGAGTACACGCTGCTGGACGTGCGCGAGCCGCACGAGGTTGAGCTTGAGACGATCGAGGGGGCGGCGCACATTCCGCTCGCCCAGGTGGTCGAGCGCCGCGGGGAGTTGGATCCGAGCCGGGAGCTGATCGTCTACTGCGCCGGGGGCGTGCGCTCCGCCCGCGCCATTGCGGCTCTGGAGGACGCCGGATACGACGGCCCCATGACCAACCTTGAGGGCGGCATCAAGGCCTGGAACGCCTCCGCCTGA
- the lysX gene encoding bifunctional lysylphosphatidylglycerol synthetase/lysine--tRNA ligase LysX: MQAHKPLFPHILPRVLYLIAVLALTDTVLNSTPGIGQVLEFIFLWIVPLPSIDWLSGIVLLLLAAGMTKRKRAAWTALTLVTALVTLLYVLILAVAFQDEELADVRPYLTVNTATLLVFLGLLTAYRRHYTVRSQPGNSRRALTVFVASAGSVTLAAALVKFAVSGVGARQFGELLVGGSPQWLASLLGFGWAITFLVAFGMLLRSQQEIAQMSVKEESRVRTLLAEHPADSLGYFATRRDKSALLTDDAAVVYRVANGVALASGDPLGEPSTWSAAARAFVRRAAEFGWTPAVIGVSEAGARAYADAGLRALHIGDEAVLDFSRTRIDGMPEVRRPVRRLKERGYTVRIRRHREIPTDELSALAGLAHEWLGGEAERGFSMALGRLGDPSDGGCVMVEALYPPGDERGEIAALLSFAPWGADGLSLDVMRRHPGADNGVTELMVSALMSDGVELGLTRASLNFAVFRSAFVEGERIGAGPVRRLWRRLMLLASRWWQLESLYRSNAKYNPVWSPRMICYPDGGDLARVAFAMGVAEGFVSPPGWLSPTTDINQPRRDDEDSARLSAISMGASSTAPSRRPAKQFASRLASREAMVAAGMEPYPPSVNVTASCADASGACSVAGRVMSVRDHGGVLFADLRDRSGDLQILLERSTTGVDDMTRFRRLVRAGDQVVASGTVGTSRTGTRSLLVSTWSMTSKALRPLPDKRRGIRDPETRVRQRHLALIVDPGERRMVAARSHAIQAVRRELLGRDYLEVETPILQPVHGGANARPFKTHINAYDLDLYLRIAPELYLKRLMVGGMERVFEIGRNFRNEGADATHNPEFTMLEAYQAHADYEVMKDVARDLIVSAAQDALGTTVIRGRVGGAEHEIDLAAPWRTVSVCEAVSEGLGEEVGPETPMEVLRAAADRIAMPYDPRWGWGTLMQELYEHLAESTTVAPTFFTDFPAETSPLTRPHRQDARLAERWDLIVFGAEVGTAYSELVDPVIQRQRLTAQSLAAAGGDPEAMELDEAFLAALEQGMPPSGGLGMGLDRLVMMLTGASIRETIAFPLVRPEQ; the protein is encoded by the coding sequence ATGCAGGCACACAAACCCCTTTTCCCTCACATTCTGCCTAGGGTCCTGTACCTAATTGCGGTACTCGCGCTGACTGACACCGTACTGAATTCCACGCCCGGTATCGGTCAGGTCCTGGAGTTCATCTTCTTGTGGATCGTGCCGCTGCCGTCAATCGACTGGCTAAGCGGAATCGTCCTCCTCCTGCTCGCAGCAGGCATGACTAAGCGCAAGCGAGCGGCGTGGACCGCGCTTACCCTGGTAACGGCACTGGTGACCCTGCTGTACGTACTCATTCTGGCGGTGGCGTTCCAAGACGAAGAGCTGGCGGACGTGCGCCCCTACCTGACGGTGAACACCGCCACGCTGCTGGTCTTCCTGGGGCTTTTAACCGCATACCGCAGGCATTACACGGTGCGGTCGCAGCCGGGTAACAGCCGCCGCGCTCTGACGGTCTTTGTGGCCTCTGCCGGTTCTGTCACGCTTGCCGCGGCCCTCGTGAAATTCGCAGTCTCCGGCGTGGGCGCACGGCAGTTCGGAGAGCTGCTTGTAGGGGGCAGCCCCCAGTGGCTGGCCAGTCTGCTCGGCTTCGGCTGGGCGATCACCTTCCTCGTTGCCTTCGGGATGCTGCTGCGCTCCCAGCAGGAGATCGCGCAGATGTCCGTGAAGGAGGAGAGCCGTGTACGTACCCTGCTGGCTGAGCATCCCGCGGACTCTCTGGGATACTTCGCCACCCGCCGGGACAAGTCCGCGCTGCTGACTGATGACGCCGCCGTCGTGTACCGAGTCGCCAATGGTGTAGCGCTGGCCTCAGGTGACCCCTTGGGAGAACCGTCCACCTGGTCGGCTGCGGCGCGGGCATTCGTCCGCCGCGCCGCGGAATTCGGCTGGACCCCCGCCGTCATCGGGGTTTCCGAGGCGGGCGCCCGGGCCTACGCCGATGCCGGGCTGCGGGCGCTGCACATTGGTGACGAGGCTGTACTGGACTTCTCACGCACGCGGATCGACGGCATGCCCGAGGTGCGTCGGCCGGTTCGTCGGCTCAAGGAGCGGGGGTACACGGTGCGGATCCGCCGACACCGCGAGATCCCGACCGATGAACTCAGCGCCCTGGCGGGTCTTGCCCATGAATGGCTAGGCGGAGAGGCGGAACGGGGATTCTCGATGGCACTGGGCCGCCTGGGCGACCCCTCCGACGGCGGGTGCGTGATGGTGGAGGCGCTCTACCCACCCGGTGACGAGCGCGGGGAGATCGCCGCCCTGCTGTCCTTCGCCCCCTGGGGGGCGGACGGCTTGAGCCTCGACGTGATGAGGCGACACCCGGGCGCCGATAACGGCGTGACCGAGCTGATGGTGTCCGCCCTGATGTCCGACGGCGTAGAACTCGGCCTCACCCGGGCATCGCTCAACTTCGCAGTCTTCCGCTCGGCGTTCGTTGAGGGGGAGAGGATCGGCGCCGGACCCGTGCGTCGCCTGTGGAGACGCCTGATGCTGTTGGCCTCCCGCTGGTGGCAGCTGGAGTCCCTCTACCGCTCCAATGCGAAGTACAACCCCGTCTGGTCTCCACGGATGATCTGTTACCCCGACGGCGGGGACCTGGCTCGTGTGGCCTTTGCCATGGGAGTCGCGGAGGGGTTCGTGTCACCGCCCGGATGGCTGTCACCCACGACCGACATAAACCAGCCCCGCCGCGACGACGAGGACTCGGCGCGTCTGAGCGCCATCAGCATGGGAGCATCCAGCACGGCGCCCTCCAGGCGGCCAGCCAAGCAGTTCGCCTCTCGCCTGGCCTCACGGGAGGCCATGGTCGCCGCCGGCATGGAGCCCTACCCGCCGTCGGTCAACGTCACGGCGTCATGCGCCGATGCCTCTGGGGCGTGCTCCGTGGCCGGCAGAGTCATGTCGGTACGCGACCACGGCGGGGTGCTCTTCGCGGATCTGCGTGACCGCAGCGGCGACCTGCAGATTCTTCTGGAACGCTCGACAACCGGCGTCGACGATATGACACGCTTCCGACGGCTGGTGCGAGCGGGCGACCAGGTGGTCGCCTCCGGCACGGTGGGCACTTCGCGCACCGGTACGCGCAGCCTGCTGGTGTCCACCTGGAGCATGACCTCCAAGGCGCTGCGGCCCCTGCCGGACAAGCGGCGGGGCATCCGCGACCCCGAGACCCGCGTGCGTCAGCGTCACCTGGCGCTGATCGTCGACCCCGGGGAGCGCAGGATGGTCGCGGCACGCTCCCACGCCATCCAGGCGGTCCGCCGGGAACTGCTGGGACGTGACTACCTGGAGGTGGAGACGCCCATACTCCAGCCCGTGCACGGCGGCGCGAACGCGCGCCCGTTCAAGACGCACATCAACGCCTACGACCTGGACCTGTACTTGCGCATCGCCCCGGAGCTGTACCTCAAGCGCCTCATGGTCGGCGGCATGGAGCGAGTCTTCGAGATCGGCCGCAACTTCCGCAACGAGGGCGCCGATGCCACGCACAACCCCGAGTTCACCATGCTGGAGGCCTACCAGGCCCACGCCGACTACGAGGTCATGAAGGACGTGGCACGCGATCTGATCGTCTCCGCCGCCCAGGACGCTCTCGGGACCACCGTGATTCGCGGCCGGGTGGGCGGCGCCGAGCACGAGATCGACCTGGCGGCCCCGTGGCGGACGGTCAGCGTGTGCGAAGCCGTCAGCGAGGGGCTAGGGGAGGAGGTGGGGCCGGAGACCCCCATGGAGGTGCTGCGCGCCGCCGCTGACAGGATCGCCATGCCCTACGACCCGCGTTGGGGGTGGGGAACCCTGATGCAGGAGCTGTACGAGCACCTGGCGGAGTCCACTACCGTCGCCCCGACCTTCTTCACCGACTTCCCGGCGGAGACCTCGCCACTGACCCGGCCCCACCGCCAGGATGCCCGGCTGGCCGAGCGGTGGGACCTGATTGTGTTCGGTGCCGAGGTGGGGACCGCCTACTCCGAGCTGGTCGATCCCGTGATTCAGCGTCAACGCCTGACCGCCCAGTCCCTGGCGGCGGCCGGAGGCGACCCCGAGGCCATGGAGCTGGACGAGGCGTTCTTGGCGGCGCTGGAGCAGGGCATGCCGCCTTCGGGCGGGTTGGGCATGGGCCTGGACCGGTTGGTCATGATGCTCACCGGCGCGTCCATCCGCGAGACGATCGCCTTCCCCCTGGTGAGGCCGGAGCAATGA